One genomic segment of Besnoitia besnoiti strain Bb-Ger1 chromosome VII, whole genome shotgun sequence includes these proteins:
- a CDS encoding hypothetical protein (encoded by transcript BESB_077880) — translation MARKGPKAKAKAAYAAKGDARKKAAGREKDAEAKKTEEANSCGREAEAREEARERKAKAAEEAATEEAAAEEAAAEKDAPNEAERAGKEEAEEGGAETAETTREAAKASPAGQAAEKDATPASGALENGNQACAEAKAVSAEDSQLPVCPASEAEESGKEPQRVARPIDAPEPAGDASARCEEEARDGDTATDKALPFTPQKTTREKKKRDRDWKRGNEKFAFAGQRPSPPGACAPCPPCPPPPASAARTPVVLTPAPRRALGSCVPPPPFASRAPPAGAANVSLPPNRPPPPSPPPPPSCHSAPAFAAVYAPQPRALEGAMDPFAQLAYFTLLQQQKAESDGKITATFQPAEGAAAIENADAASVADSAAASDAGSAFTAFSTHSRNAGIYSEPEMLKRIEQARDYDGLRRLVTLCIQRAERHPAVLGALLLRLALQGRQVFRDQLLDMRREIRMRNAGVREKEAEKQHVKNPAPGSTFGRVAGSHQEDVKFDDFTKTVTRLSDALFGQLRARPVTISNEVLQNLIWALSLTQTNCMPLFRELASHVSSRSDLSLSQLVTVFCSYTRGLEGTADRKGGINVTSDDSSFFEDCVQKLLARTEEIASLSAKQIAFFLQACNRLNYNNDQVLKHVGKVALLKEKEFLPKEWASVVAVFTRFGVPLRGECEKLRRQRATRDWQKPPPPKKPKPISQC, via the exons atGGCGCGGAAGGGGCcaaaggcgaaggcgaaggctgcCTATGCGGCTaaaggagacgcgaggaagaaggcggctgggagagagaaggacgcTGAGGCGAAAAAGACAGAGGAGGCCAACAGCTGCGGACGTGaagccgaggcgcgagaggaggcgcgggagcggaaggcgaaggcagcggaggaggcagcaacggaggaggcggcagcggaggaggcggcagcggagaaggacgcgccGAATGAGGCTGAGAGAGCAGGcaaggaagaagcagaagaaggtgGCGCCGAGACTGCAGAGACAACAAGAGAGGCCGCAAAGGCCTCCCCTGCAGGACAAgctgcggagaaggacgcAACGCCCGCAAGCGGTGCGCTGGAGAATGGAAACCAAGCCtgtgcggaggcgaaagcagTCTCTGCGGAGGACTCTCAGCTGCCTGTCTGTCCTGCATccgaagcagaagagagcggaaAGGAGCCTCAGAGAGTCGCCCGTCCCATCGACGCGCCCgagcccgcaggcgacgcgagtgCGAGGTGTGAAGAGGAAGCTCGAGATGGAGATACGGCGACAGACAAAGCGCTGCCTTTTACGCCGCAGAAGAccacgcgagagaagaagaagcgcgaccgGGACTGGAAACGAGGGAATGAAAAATTCGCCTTTGCAGGGCAGCGACCGTCTCCTcccggcgcgtgcgcaccGTGTCCGCCgtgtccgccgccgccagcctccgcggcgcgcacgccggTAGTTctgacgccggcgccgcggcgcgcgctgggGTCGTgtgtgcctccgccgccttttgcctctcgcgctccgcCTGCGGGTGCTGCCAAcgtctcgcttcctccgaatcggcctccccctccttctcctccgcctcctccctcgtgtcactccgcgccggcgttcgccgcggtgtacgcgccgcagccacgcgcgctcGAAGGCGCCATGGATCCcttcgcgcagctcgcgtaCTTcactctgctgcagcagcagaaggcggagTCCGACGGAAAAATCACCGCGACTTTCCagcccgcggagggcgccgcggcgatcgagaacgccgacgcggcgtcaGTGGCggactcggcggcggcgtccgacgccggcagcgcgttCACGGCCTTCTCGACGCACTCGCGCAACGCGGGGATCTACAGCGAGCCGGAGATGCTCAAGCGTATCGAACAGGCGCGCGACTACGacggtctgcggcgcctcgtgaCTCTGTGCATCCAGAGGGCGGAGCGGCACCCCGCAGTGCTGGGggcgcttctcctccgcctcgcgctgcagggcAGACAAGTCTTCCGCGACCAGCTGCTTGACATGCGCCGCGAGATCCGCATGCGAAacgccggcgtccgcgagaaggaagccgAAAAACAACACGTGAAAAACCCCGCTCCCGGAAGCACCTTCGGACGGGTCGCTGGCAGCCACCAGGAAGACGTCAA GTTCGACGACTTCACGAAGACCGTCACGCGTTTGTCTGACGCGTTGTTTggtcagctgcgcgcgcggcccgtGACGATTTCGAACGAAGTGCTGCAAAATCTGATTTGGGCACTCTCGCTTACGCAGACGAACTGCATGCCCCTGTTTCGCGAGCTCGCAAGCCACGTTTCGAGTCGCAGCGACCTCTCGCTGTCCCAGCTGGTGACCGTCTTCTGCTCCTACACGCGCGGGCTGGAAGGCACAGCAGACCGCAAAGGTGGCATCAACGTGACTTCAGACGACTCCAGCTTTTTCGAGGACTGCGTGCAGAAGCTCCTCGCGCGAACCGAGGAGatcgcttcgctctccgccaAGCAaatcgccttcttcctccaggCCTGCAACCGCCTCAACTACAACAACGACCAAGTCCTCAAGCACGTCGGCAAAGTCGCACTTCTCAAAGAAAAGGAGTTCCTCCCCAAGGAGTGGGCTTCCGTCGTCGCAG TTTTCACTCGATTCGGCGTGCCGCTACGAGGCGAATGCGAGAAGCTACGGAGACAAAGAGCGACCCGCGACTGGCAGAAACCGCCCCCTCCGAAGAAGCCGAAGCCCATCAGTCAGTGCTAG